The following coding sequences lie in one Phycicoccus duodecadis genomic window:
- a CDS encoding helix-turn-helix domain-containing protein, which translates to MRDRTNATPPATASTAGVLRPSELARHVDLVREPVGGAAAPWVENRWSLRWRLPHGRWFDSGVLPHPTCSLTVELGSHPRAGVPAGETVLVTGVCTRRFDVEVRGWGRVVGLRMRPGGLTALTGHPASAWTDRSVAAGEVLPEGLVRALADRDLADAGTPWAEAAEAGLAALAGERPDPRYALLLDVVADMLADRTLLAVAQVADRHGMTVRTLQRLFTHYVGVGPKWVLARYRLHDAVSALHDGFDGTLTDLAVQHGWYDQAHFTRDFTALVGMPPGRYRERSGG; encoded by the coding sequence GTGCGGGATAGGACGAACGCGACACCGCCCGCCACGGCCTCCACGGCCGGGGTGCTGCGGCCGAGCGAGCTCGCCCGGCACGTCGACCTGGTCCGCGAGCCCGTGGGCGGGGCGGCGGCGCCGTGGGTCGAGAACCGCTGGTCGCTGCGGTGGCGGCTGCCCCACGGGCGCTGGTTCGACAGCGGGGTCCTGCCCCATCCGACCTGCTCGCTCACCGTCGAGCTCGGCAGCCACCCGCGGGCCGGGGTGCCGGCCGGCGAGACCGTGCTCGTCACCGGCGTCTGCACCCGTCGGTTCGACGTGGAGGTGCGCGGCTGGGGCCGGGTGGTGGGGCTGCGGATGCGCCCGGGCGGCCTGACGGCGCTCACCGGGCACCCGGCCTCCGCCTGGACCGATCGTTCGGTCGCCGCCGGCGAGGTGCTCCCCGAGGGCCTGGTGCGCGCCCTCGCCGACCGCGACCTCGCCGACGCCGGCACCCCGTGGGCGGAGGCCGCCGAGGCCGGGCTGGCGGCCCTGGCCGGCGAGCGCCCCGACCCGCGCTACGCCCTGCTCCTCGACGTCGTGGCCGACATGCTGGCCGACCGCACCCTGCTCGCGGTGGCCCAGGTCGCCGACCGGCACGGGATGACCGTGCGCACCCTGCAGCGGCTGTTCACCCACTACGTCGGCGTGGGGCCCAAGTGGGTTCTTGCGCGGTACCGGCTGCACGACGCGGTCAGCGCGCTGCACGACGGCTTCGACGGCACCCTGACCGACCTCGCCGTGCAGCACGGCTGGTACGACCAGGCCCACTTCACCCGAGACTTCACCGCCCTGGTGGGGATGCCGCCCGGTCGGTACCGCGAGCGCTCCGGCGGCTGA
- a CDS encoding VOC family protein has translation MAIATLKMLTLDSSDVRRDVAFWAGVLGWDVAHEQDEYGMLSGPGGLALGLGLVEGYRPPGWPNAHGSKQFHLDLAVDDLDAAAREVVGLGGTLPDEQPGETWRVLLDPSGHPFCLTRAANWG, from the coding sequence ATGGCGATCGCGACCCTGAAGATGCTCACCCTCGACAGCTCCGACGTCCGCCGCGACGTGGCCTTCTGGGCCGGTGTCCTCGGGTGGGACGTGGCGCACGAGCAGGACGAGTACGGGATGCTCAGCGGCCCGGGCGGGCTCGCGCTGGGCCTGGGCCTCGTCGAGGGGTACCGCCCGCCGGGGTGGCCCAACGCGCACGGCAGCAAGCAGTTCCACCTCGACCTGGCGGTCGACGACCTCGACGCCGCCGCCCGCGAGGTCGTGGGTCTGGGCGGGACCCTGCCCGACGAGCAGCCCGGCGAGACCTGGCGCGTCCTGCTCGACCCCAGTGGGCACCCGTTCTGCCTCACCCGGGCGGCGAACTGGGGCTGA
- a CDS encoding LacI family DNA-binding transcriptional regulator encodes MPSERPSVTMADVAHAAGVSHQTVSRVLNAPQTVSPDTRQRVLRAVADLGYRRNSVARALASGHTRLIGVVVDELAFHGPGSTVVAVAEAARQAGYAISLDPQVTMSTDTVSAALDRLLSRAVDAVIVVSAHGWADIDAAAAHLDVPVVSIDGALGGATASVGVDQRAGAGLATRHLVELGHRRIAHVAGPADWPQAAERRAAVAQTIAEHGLTPGPVLEGDWSARSGHVAMRRLLQRHRDVTAVVVANDQMAVGAYRALTELGRRAPDDISVVGFDDIPEAAYLSPPLTTIRQDFSALGREAVRLVLSALAGEPCPSRLIPPKLVVRASTARPRGGQSATR; translated from the coding sequence ATGCCGTCAGAGAGGCCGTCCGTCACGATGGCCGACGTCGCGCACGCGGCCGGGGTCTCGCACCAGACGGTCTCGCGCGTCCTCAACGCGCCCCAGACGGTCAGCCCCGACACCCGACAGCGGGTGCTGCGGGCGGTGGCCGACCTCGGCTACCGGCGGAACTCGGTGGCGCGCGCCCTCGCCAGCGGCCACACCCGGCTGATCGGCGTCGTCGTCGACGAGCTCGCGTTCCACGGCCCCGGGAGCACGGTGGTCGCCGTGGCCGAGGCCGCTCGCCAGGCCGGCTACGCGATCTCCCTCGACCCTCAGGTGACGATGTCGACCGACACCGTCTCGGCCGCGCTGGACCGCCTGCTCAGCCGGGCCGTCGACGCGGTCATCGTGGTGTCGGCGCACGGCTGGGCCGACATCGACGCCGCCGCCGCCCACCTCGACGTGCCGGTCGTCAGCATCGACGGCGCCCTCGGCGGGGCCACGGCGTCGGTGGGGGTCGACCAGCGCGCCGGCGCCGGCCTCGCGACCCGCCACCTCGTCGAGCTCGGCCACCGCCGCATCGCCCACGTGGCCGGTCCCGCGGACTGGCCCCAGGCGGCCGAGCGCCGCGCCGCCGTCGCCCAGACGATCGCCGAGCACGGGCTGACCCCGGGGCCCGTCCTCGAGGGCGACTGGAGCGCCCGCTCGGGGCACGTGGCGATGCGGCGGCTGCTCCAACGGCACCGGGACGTCACCGCGGTCGTGGTCGCGAACGACCAGATGGCGGTCGGTGCCTACCGCGCGCTCACCGAGCTGGGGCGCCGGGCGCCGGACGACATCTCGGTCGTCGGCTTCGACGACATCCCGGAGGCCGCCTACCTCAGCCCGCCGCTGACCACGATCCGGCAGGACTTCTCGGCCCTCGGCCGAGAGGCCGTCCGGCTCGTCCTCTCGGCCCTGGCCGGCGAGCCGTGCCCGAGCCGCCTCATCCCGCCGAAGCTGGTCGTCCGTGCCTCGACCGCCCGGCCCCGCGGGGGTCAGAGCGCCACGAGGTGA
- a CDS encoding alpha-galactosidase yields MTVTTTLRGGGVAVVLTQDGDGLPALVHWGADLTDDAVADLVALRTGPVPHNALDEPWDLTLLPTPGDGWLGSPGLAAHRAGGSAAPRWRASLTGDGTRADVVAEAEATGLRAELGYRLDAHGVLRVSVQVTSTAAADEPALDLAEVRTLLPLPARAGEVLDLTGRWARERSPQRHALTDGSFRRASRRGRTGHDATLLLTAGTPGFGFRHGEVWAVHVAWSGNHEHLVERLPEGAGLHAAVIGGGELLAPGEVRLGPGETYRAPDVVAVWSAAGLDGLTARLLRHQRAAADPRSSGPRPLVLNTWEAVYFDTDLDHLRALADTAASIGVERFVLDDGWFGARRDDTRGLGDWQVSPDVWPDGLGPLVEHVHGLGMEFGLWFEPEMVNLDSDLARSHPDWVLGPAAGPPRPSRHQHVVDLANPEAFEAVLAAVSGVIGEYGVDYVKWDHNRDLHEAVLTRDGVTDRPAVAAQTRATYRLLDELRRRHPRLEIESCSSGGARVDLGVLERTDRVWTSDCNDALERVQIQRWTGLLVPPERMGTHIGPGRAHTTHRDLDLSLRMLVALGGHAGLEWDITECTPADLEALRAWAGLYRELRGLLHSGDVVRSDHPDPALVVGGVVAPDGGEAVLTVVQVATGRGATPGLVPLPGLDPARRYRVRVRREAGLPATVQTRTPPWYEAALGDGVEVSGAVLTWVGLPLPVLAPAQGLLLHLVAL; encoded by the coding sequence ATGACGGTCACGACGACCCTGCGCGGCGGAGGCGTCGCGGTCGTCCTCACCCAGGACGGTGACGGGCTGCCGGCGCTGGTGCACTGGGGCGCCGACCTGACGGACGACGCGGTCGCCGACCTCGTGGCGCTGCGCACCGGCCCGGTGCCGCACAACGCGCTCGACGAGCCGTGGGACCTCACCCTGCTCCCCACCCCCGGGGACGGCTGGCTCGGGTCGCCGGGGCTGGCGGCCCACCGCGCGGGGGGCTCGGCCGCGCCCCGCTGGCGGGCGTCGCTCACCGGCGACGGCACCCGCGCCGACGTGGTCGCGGAGGCCGAGGCGACCGGGCTGCGGGCGGAGCTGGGCTACCGGCTGGACGCGCACGGCGTCCTGCGGGTGTCCGTGCAGGTCACGTCGACGGCAGCTGCCGACGAGCCCGCTCTCGACCTGGCGGAGGTACGGACCCTTCTGCCGCTCCCGGCTCGCGCCGGCGAGGTGCTCGACCTCACCGGCCGGTGGGCACGCGAGCGCTCGCCCCAGCGCCATGCCCTCACCGACGGGTCGTTCCGGCGCGCGTCCCGGCGCGGGCGCACCGGCCACGACGCCACCCTCCTCCTCACCGCGGGCACCCCCGGGTTCGGCTTCCGGCACGGCGAGGTCTGGGCCGTCCACGTGGCCTGGAGCGGCAACCACGAGCACCTCGTCGAGCGGCTGCCCGAGGGGGCGGGCCTGCACGCCGCGGTCATCGGCGGCGGCGAGCTGCTCGCCCCGGGCGAGGTCCGCCTCGGGCCGGGGGAGACCTACCGGGCCCCCGACGTGGTGGCCGTGTGGTCGGCGGCCGGGCTCGACGGGCTCACCGCCCGCCTGCTCCGGCACCAGCGCGCCGCCGCCGACCCACGCTCGAGCGGCCCCCGCCCGCTCGTGCTCAACACCTGGGAGGCCGTCTACTTCGACACCGACCTCGACCACCTGCGGGCCCTGGCCGACACCGCGGCCTCCATCGGCGTCGAGCGCTTCGTCCTCGACGACGGGTGGTTCGGTGCGCGGCGCGACGACACCCGCGGGCTGGGCGACTGGCAGGTCTCGCCGGACGTGTGGCCCGACGGGCTCGGCCCGCTCGTCGAGCACGTCCACGGCCTCGGGATGGAGTTCGGCCTCTGGTTCGAGCCGGAGATGGTCAACCTCGACTCCGACCTCGCCCGGAGCCATCCCGACTGGGTCCTCGGGCCCGCGGCCGGCCCGCCCCGCCCCTCGCGCCACCAGCACGTCGTCGACCTCGCGAACCCGGAGGCGTTCGAGGCCGTCCTCGCGGCCGTGAGCGGTGTCATCGGTGAGTACGGCGTCGACTACGTCAAGTGGGACCACAACCGCGACCTCCACGAGGCGGTGCTCACCCGCGACGGGGTGACCGACCGGCCGGCGGTGGCCGCCCAGACCCGCGCCACGTACCGCCTCCTCGACGAGCTGCGCCGTCGCCATCCCCGCCTCGAGATCGAGTCGTGCTCCAGCGGCGGCGCCCGCGTCGACCTCGGGGTGCTGGAGCGCACCGACCGGGTCTGGACCTCGGACTGCAACGACGCCCTGGAGCGGGTGCAGATCCAGCGGTGGACCGGCCTGCTCGTCCCGCCGGAGCGGATGGGCACGCACATCGGGCCCGGGCGCGCGCACACCACCCACCGCGACCTCGACCTGTCGCTGCGGATGCTCGTCGCGCTCGGTGGCCACGCCGGGCTCGAGTGGGACATCACCGAGTGCACTCCGGCCGACCTCGAGGCGCTGCGGGCCTGGGCCGGCCTCTACCGCGAGCTGCGCGGGCTCCTGCACTCCGGTGACGTCGTCCGCTCCGACCACCCGGACCCGGCGCTGGTCGTGGGCGGTGTCGTCGCGCCCGACGGCGGCGAGGCCGTGCTCACCGTGGTCCAGGTGGCCACGGGGCGCGGGGCCACCCCGGGTCTCGTCCCGCTCCCCGGCCTGGACCCGGCACGGCGCTACCGCGTACGGGTGCGCCGCGAGGCCGGGCTGCCCGCCACCGTGCAGACGAGGACGCCACCGTGGTACGAGGCCGCCCTCGGCGACGGGGTGGAGGTCTCCGGGGCGGTGCTCACCTGGGTGGGGCTGCCCCTGCCCGTCCTGGCCCCCGCCCAGGGGCTGCTCCTTCACCTCGTGGCGCTCTGA
- a CDS encoding carbohydrate ABC transporter permease, with protein MSATATASRTTAAAPKADTGGQSGVLNRRRGRVATTIMFVLAVIWLFPLLWALYNSFRSYDYTQTNGYLSFGGWTLDNYKEAWARGNFGLHLRNSLLITVPAVALTLFLSSLVAFVLARFSYRFNLTLLGIFLAANLLPPQALLIPVFRMFKEIPLPEFMSSGGTMLNSFWALILVNTAFQLGFCTFVLSNYMKTLPHEIYESAELDGASVWRQYWQLTMPLVRPALAALATLQVTWIYNEFFWATVLLSRGDKYPVTSALNNLRGQFFADTNLVAAGSIIVALPVLIVFFVLQKQFVSGLTLGSTKG; from the coding sequence ATGAGCGCCACCGCCACCGCGTCCCGCACCACCGCCGCCGCACCCAAGGCCGACACCGGCGGCCAGAGCGGCGTCCTCAACCGGCGCCGCGGCCGGGTCGCCACCACCATCATGTTCGTGCTGGCGGTCATCTGGCTCTTCCCGCTGCTCTGGGCGCTCTACAACTCCTTCCGCTCCTACGACTACACCCAGACCAACGGGTACCTGTCCTTCGGCGGCTGGACGCTCGACAACTACAAGGAGGCCTGGGCGCGGGGCAACTTCGGCCTGCACCTGAGGAACTCGCTGCTCATCACCGTCCCCGCCGTGGCGCTGACGCTGTTCCTGTCCTCCCTCGTGGCGTTCGTCCTGGCCCGGTTCTCGTACCGCTTTAACCTCACCCTGCTGGGCATCTTCCTGGCGGCCAACCTGCTGCCCCCGCAGGCCCTGCTCATCCCGGTCTTCCGGATGTTCAAGGAGATCCCCCTGCCGGAGTTCATGAGCTCGGGCGGGACGATGCTCAACAGCTTCTGGGCGCTCATCCTGGTCAACACGGCCTTCCAGCTGGGGTTCTGCACCTTCGTGCTGAGCAACTACATGAAGACGCTGCCGCACGAGATCTACGAGTCGGCCGAGCTCGACGGCGCGAGCGTGTGGCGCCAGTACTGGCAGCTGACGATGCCCCTCGTGCGCCCGGCCCTGGCCGCCCTCGCCACCCTCCAGGTGACCTGGATCTACAACGAGTTCTTCTGGGCGACGGTCCTGCTCTCGCGCGGCGACAAGTACCCGGTGACGAGCGCCCTGAACAACCTCCGGGGCCAGTTCTTCGCCGACACCAACCTCGTCGCGGCGGGCTCGATCATCGTGGCGCTGCCCGTCCTCATCGTCTTCTTCGTCCTCCAGAAGCAGTTCGTCTCGGGCCTGACCCTCGGGTCGACGAAGGGATGA
- a CDS encoding carbohydrate ABC transporter permease, with translation MATGTRRRQSRRVETKRGWKDRLVIGTMIGVPTLLVFWLVWLPAAASVLLSFTRWNGFKFSAIEWVGTKNYVDITTIYPPFWPAIRHNLIWLAFLFVLPTILGMVLAVVLDRNMWGSRFYQTAFYLPVVLSLALVGFIWQLFYSTDQGLINEVFGSKVDWYGDPSVNLWAVLVATAWRHTGYIMLIYLAGLKGIDASLREAAAVDGASEVKTFFHVIFPVMRPINMIVLVIVVIESLRAFDLVWIVNKGRNGLELISALVSQNVIGEATRYGFGSALAVIMMVISSVFIAIYLRIVFREERR, from the coding sequence ATGGCCACAGGCACACGGCGCCGGCAGTCACGGCGGGTCGAGACGAAGCGCGGCTGGAAGGACCGGCTGGTCATCGGCACGATGATCGGGGTCCCGACGCTCCTCGTCTTCTGGCTCGTCTGGCTGCCGGCGGCGGCCTCGGTGCTGTTGTCGTTCACGAGGTGGAACGGGTTCAAGTTCAGCGCCATCGAGTGGGTCGGCACCAAGAACTACGTCGACATCACGACGATCTATCCGCCGTTCTGGCCGGCCATCCGGCACAACCTGATCTGGCTGGCGTTCCTCTTCGTGCTGCCGACGATCCTCGGCATGGTCCTGGCCGTCGTCCTCGACCGGAACATGTGGGGCAGCCGGTTCTACCAGACCGCCTTCTACCTCCCCGTCGTCCTTTCGCTCGCCCTGGTCGGCTTCATCTGGCAGCTCTTCTACTCCACCGACCAGGGCCTCATCAACGAGGTCTTCGGCTCGAAGGTCGACTGGTACGGGGACCCGTCGGTCAACCTCTGGGCCGTGCTGGTCGCCACCGCCTGGCGCCACACCGGGTACATCATGCTCATCTACCTGGCGGGCCTGAAAGGCATCGACGCGTCGCTGCGGGAGGCCGCGGCCGTCGACGGGGCCAGCGAGGTGAAGACGTTCTTCCACGTCATCTTCCCGGTGATGCGGCCGATCAACATGATCGTGCTCGTCATCGTCGTCATCGAGTCGCTGCGTGCCTTCGACCTGGTCTGGATCGTCAACAAGGGCCGCAACGGGCTCGAGCTCATCTCGGCCCTGGTGTCCCAGAACGTCATCGGCGAGGCGACGCGCTACGGCTTCGGGTCCGCCCTGGCCGTCATCATGATGGTCATCTCCTCGGTGTTCATCGCCATCTACCTGCGCATCGTCTTCCGGGAGGAGCGCCGATGA
- a CDS encoding ABC transporter substrate-binding protein — MARPVTRGPRPSLTIPGSVSGVDRRSILRGALGTGALLAASGALAACSSDSSSPSTGSSSGAGKPGNVKFGINEARGSGPAYDRLAAIAAAYTQKTGAQVSLNAVDHNTFQESITTYLQGSPDDVFTWFAGYRMAQFAEAGQITDLSDIWPIDGMSDAFKKAATAADGKQYFVPVSYYPWAVFYRKSVFEKNGWTEPKSQDDFMALLKDMQGKKITPFAFAAKDAWAPMGTFDILNMRLNGYDFHMELTKGKKKWDSPEVKRVFETWKTLLPYHQENSLGRTWQEAATSMAKGECGMYLLGSFVVDGVPKDAADDLDFFTFPALDATIGADALDAPIDGFCVAEGGADQEAGKAFAKWLGSAEAADAGNNASSVPFIAANSGASTAKYGALQKKSVEVVQNAKSIAQFLDRDTNADLANTVITVSLQNFIKNPDDIDGITASIQQQAASILG; from the coding sequence ATGGCCCGTCCGGTCACTCGCGGACCCCGCCCCTCGCTCACCATCCCCGGCTCGGTCAGCGGGGTCGACCGACGCTCCATCCTCCGGGGGGCCCTCGGAACCGGGGCCCTGCTCGCGGCCTCGGGCGCGCTCGCCGCCTGCAGCTCGGACTCCTCGTCCCCCTCCACCGGGTCGAGCAGTGGGGCGGGGAAGCCCGGGAACGTCAAGTTCGGCATCAACGAGGCCAGGGGCTCGGGGCCGGCCTACGACCGCCTCGCCGCCATCGCGGCTGCGTACACCCAGAAGACGGGTGCGCAGGTCTCCCTCAACGCCGTCGACCACAACACGTTCCAGGAGAGCATCACCACCTACCTCCAGGGCTCCCCCGACGACGTCTTCACCTGGTTCGCCGGCTACCGGATGGCCCAGTTCGCCGAGGCGGGGCAGATCACCGACCTCAGCGACATCTGGCCGATCGACGGCATGAGCGACGCCTTCAAGAAGGCCGCGACGGCGGCGGACGGCAAGCAGTACTTCGTCCCGGTGAGCTACTACCCGTGGGCGGTCTTCTACCGCAAGTCGGTCTTCGAGAAGAACGGCTGGACCGAGCCCAAGAGCCAGGACGACTTCATGGCCCTCCTGAAGGACATGCAGGGCAAGAAGATCACGCCGTTCGCCTTCGCCGCCAAGGACGCCTGGGCGCCCATGGGCACCTTCGACATCCTCAACATGCGACTCAACGGCTACGACTTCCACATGGAGCTGACCAAGGGCAAGAAGAAGTGGGACAGCCCCGAGGTCAAGCGGGTCTTCGAGACGTGGAAGACCCTCCTGCCGTACCACCAGGAGAACTCCCTCGGGCGGACCTGGCAGGAGGCGGCGACCTCCATGGCCAAGGGCGAGTGCGGGATGTACCTGCTCGGCAGCTTCGTCGTCGACGGGGTGCCGAAGGACGCGGCCGACGACCTGGACTTCTTCACCTTCCCCGCGCTCGACGCCACCATCGGCGCCGACGCGCTCGACGCGCCCATCGACGGCTTCTGCGTCGCCGAGGGTGGCGCCGACCAGGAGGCGGGCAAGGCCTTCGCGAAGTGGCTCGGCAGCGCCGAGGCGGCGGACGCCGGCAACAACGCCTCGAGCGTGCCGTTCATCGCGGCGAACTCCGGCGCCAGCACCGCGAAGTACGGTGCGCTGCAGAAGAAGTCGGTCGAGGTCGTCCAGAACGCGAAGTCCATCGCCCAGTTCCTCGACCGCGACACCAACGCCGACCTCGCCAACACGGTCATCACCGTCTCGCTCCAGAACTTCATCAAGAACCCCGACGACATCGACGGCATCACGGCCTCCATCCAGCAACAGGCCGCCTCGATCCTCGGCTGA
- a CDS encoding beta-galactosidase: MRPWPTDRVAFGGDYNPEQWPREVWDDDLRLMAEAGVSFVTLGVFSWSWLEPSKGEYDFDWLDEIMDELAAHGIAVDLATATATPPPWLTTAYPEILPVDREGHRLWPGSRQSWCPSSRLYRDLALTLTDRIAARYHDHPALAMWHVSNEYACHNLPCYCDTCAAEFRRWLERRYGDLGRLNAAWGTAFWSQRYSDWDEVLPPRLSTTFNNPTQVLDFARFGSDILLDFFRAEAEVIRRHSTGVPITTNFMTMSQFRMLDYRDWAPEQDVVSTDHYVVDALEHPRSEMSFHGDLTRGLAGGRPWMLMEHSTSAVNWQPVNPAKPPGGTLRDSLTHVARGADALGFFQWRQSRAGSEAFHSAMVPHAGPDSDRFREVCELGAVAARLGEVVGSTVEADVAVLWDYQALWALSGPCLPSARVDYPDVAHTVHRLLRDRGITCDVVHPGDDLTGYRVVVVPTLFLVSDEHAAAVEAVARSGAHIVVSYLSGIVTPDDHIRLGGYPGAFRDLLGVRVEELFPLPAGDRVDLHDASGATVGEGRVWSEDARATAPDCETVLSYGSGPLAGRVAATRRPVADGVAWYVGTLADDATLGRLLDRVVEEAGVRAVAEVPAGVEVVRRRAGDRSWLFVLNHTGEDCELPAGGHDLVADVAVGPVLRVAAGGAAVVREG; this comes from the coding sequence ATGCGCCCGTGGCCGACCGACCGCGTCGCCTTCGGCGGCGACTACAACCCCGAGCAGTGGCCACGCGAGGTGTGGGACGACGACCTGCGCCTCATGGCCGAGGCCGGCGTCAGCTTCGTCACCCTGGGCGTGTTCTCGTGGTCCTGGCTCGAGCCGAGCAAGGGTGAGTACGACTTCGACTGGCTCGACGAGATCATGGACGAGCTGGCGGCGCACGGCATCGCCGTCGACCTCGCGACAGCCACCGCGACCCCGCCCCCGTGGCTCACGACCGCCTACCCCGAGATCCTGCCGGTCGACCGCGAGGGGCACCGGCTCTGGCCGGGGAGCCGGCAGTCGTGGTGCCCGTCCTCGCGGCTCTACCGCGACCTGGCCCTGACCCTCACCGACCGGATCGCCGCGCGGTACCACGACCATCCGGCGCTGGCCATGTGGCACGTGTCGAACGAGTACGCCTGCCACAACCTCCCTTGCTACTGCGACACCTGCGCCGCCGAGTTCCGGCGGTGGCTCGAGCGCCGGTACGGCGACCTCGGGCGCCTCAACGCCGCCTGGGGCACGGCCTTCTGGAGCCAGCGGTACTCCGACTGGGACGAGGTCCTCCCGCCCCGGCTCAGCACGACGTTCAACAACCCCACGCAGGTGCTCGACTTCGCGCGCTTCGGCTCCGACATCCTGCTCGACTTCTTCCGGGCTGAGGCCGAGGTGATCCGGCGGCACTCCACGGGCGTGCCGATCACGACGAACTTCATGACGATGAGCCAGTTCCGGATGCTCGACTACCGCGACTGGGCGCCGGAGCAGGACGTCGTCAGCACCGACCACTACGTCGTCGACGCGCTGGAGCACCCGCGCTCCGAGATGTCCTTCCACGGCGACCTCACCCGCGGCCTGGCCGGAGGCCGCCCCTGGATGCTCATGGAGCACTCCACGAGCGCGGTCAACTGGCAGCCGGTCAACCCGGCCAAGCCGCCGGGGGGCACCCTGCGCGACTCGCTGACGCACGTGGCCCGCGGTGCCGACGCCCTCGGCTTCTTCCAGTGGCGGCAGTCCCGCGCCGGCTCGGAGGCCTTCCACTCGGCGATGGTCCCGCACGCCGGCCCCGACTCCGACCGGTTCCGGGAGGTGTGCGAGCTCGGCGCGGTGGCAGCGCGGCTCGGTGAGGTCGTCGGCTCCACCGTCGAGGCCGACGTCGCGGTCCTCTGGGACTACCAGGCGTTGTGGGCCCTGTCCGGCCCGTGCCTGCCGTCGGCCCGGGTCGACTACCCGGACGTCGCCCACACCGTGCACCGCCTCCTGCGCGACCGCGGCATCACCTGCGACGTCGTCCATCCCGGCGACGACCTGACCGGGTACCGCGTGGTCGTCGTGCCGACGCTGTTCCTGGTCTCCGACGAGCACGCCGCCGCCGTGGAGGCCGTCGCGCGCTCGGGTGCGCACATCGTGGTCTCCTACCTCTCCGGCATCGTCACCCCCGACGACCACATCCGCCTCGGGGGGTACCCCGGCGCCTTCCGCGACCTCCTCGGGGTCCGCGTCGAGGAGCTGTTCCCGCTCCCCGCGGGCGACCGGGTCGACCTCCACGACGCGTCCGGGGCCACCGTCGGCGAGGGGCGGGTCTGGAGCGAGGACGCGCGCGCCACCGCGCCCGACTGCGAGACGGTGCTCTCGTACGGGTCGGGCCCGCTCGCCGGCCGGGTCGCCGCGACCCGCCGCCCGGTCGCCGACGGGGTGGCCTGGTACGTCGGCACCCTGGCGGACGACGCCACCCTCGGCCGGCTGCTCGACCGCGTCGTCGAGGAGGCCGGGGTCCGGGCGGTCGCGGAGGTCCCTGCGGGCGTCGAGGTCGTCCGGCGCCGCGCCGGCGACCGCTCCTGGCTGTTCGTCCTCAACCACACCGGTGAGGACTGCGAGCTCCCGGCCGGGGGGCACGACCTGGTCGCCGACGTCGCCGTCGGGCCCGTGCTCCGCGTCGCCGCCGGGGGCGCCGCCGTGGTGCGGGAGGGCTGA
- a CDS encoding DeoR/GlpR family DNA-binding transcription regulator, whose amino-acid sequence MLASQRRAAIVAFVEETGAARVSDLVDRLGVSDMTVRRDIERLDSEGRLERVHGGAVAARPRAADEPGFSAKSSLMIEEKRAIAAAAARLVRPGATIGISAGTTTYELAAAIRHLPQLTVVTNSVPVAQLLHESASGHVVVLTGGVRTPSDALVGPVAVGALQGLHVDRLFLGAHGIDRTAGLTTPNLVEAETNRALVAASRTVCVLADHTKFGIVGLSTFLRLADVDTLITDGRTPARTRDMLAESVDQVVLADLAPGG is encoded by the coding sequence GTGCTGGCGAGCCAGCGTCGGGCCGCCATCGTCGCCTTCGTCGAGGAGACCGGGGCGGCGCGCGTCTCCGACCTCGTCGACCGCCTCGGGGTCTCCGACATGACGGTGCGCCGCGACATCGAGCGGCTCGACTCCGAGGGCCGCCTCGAGCGCGTCCACGGGGGTGCCGTGGCGGCCCGCCCCCGGGCCGCCGACGAGCCGGGCTTCAGCGCCAAGTCCTCGCTCATGATCGAGGAGAAGCGCGCCATCGCCGCCGCCGCGGCCCGCCTCGTGCGGCCCGGGGCCACGATCGGCATCTCGGCCGGCACCACGACCTACGAGCTGGCGGCCGCGATCCGGCACCTCCCGCAGCTGACCGTCGTGACCAACTCCGTCCCCGTCGCCCAGCTCCTGCACGAGTCGGCCTCCGGGCACGTCGTCGTCCTGACCGGAGGGGTCCGCACTCCCTCCGACGCGCTCGTCGGGCCGGTCGCGGTCGGGGCGCTGCAGGGCCTGCACGTCGACCGGCTGTTCCTCGGCGCCCACGGGATCGACCGTACGGCGGGCCTCACGACCCCGAACCTCGTGGAGGCCGAGACGAACCGGGCGCTGGTCGCCGCGAGCCGGACGGTGTGCGTCCTCGCCGACCACACCAAGTTCGGGATCGTCGGTCTGTCGACCTTCCTGCGGCTGGCCGACGTCGACACCCTGATCACCGACGGCCGCACGCCGGCCAGGACCCGGGACATGCTGGCGGAGTCGGTCGACCAGGTCGTCCTGGCCGACCTCGCCCCCGGCGGCTGA